A genomic window from Coffea eugenioides isolate CCC68of unplaced genomic scaffold, Ceug_1.0 ScVebR1_1824;HRSCAF=2749, whole genome shotgun sequence includes:
- the LOC113755895 gene encoding uncharacterized protein LOC113755895 translates to MAPNQDIGWDYATPVGNDRKVAKCNYCGKIVHGGITRMKQHIGHVAGQVEACPAAPRDVSELLKKHLKEGKNARAATQKKKESLLSSINLLNENEDDEDDNVFELNEEEIEVLERKQYKRAMEESRYMRFMEEQRRHSISGGQPTMDFTSGSTSSSMPNLLSSRNKRALSQSFKLKEGVLGPKGVDPYMFPSKNKSIKTDSGPYYQSMIDTIASAGTGIRGPTGKQIGGEYLNEEMTDVDQYISSIKHKWKTYGCTIMCDGWSTRTKHPIINFMVYCDRDMIYHSSIDCTNKVKTANFVLSLMDKVVDSIGEQNIVQIVTDSESSMKAAGEQLMKKRKHLFWSPCAAHCIDLMLEDIGQMKSIKDAIKQGKRITSFIYNSDKVVNLMKTYTNHRELLRPGITRFATEFIAMESLLCHSTELKRMCTSNEWQEYNSSSKRREEAAEVSDLILSERFWKKVRRVCAIMEPLVKVLKVIDQDKKPTLPIIYEAMDRAKMAIQSAVKDYEKYWDIIDDRWYRQLHRNLHAAAYFLNPALQYSGTCEFNTSEVRRGLKEVIKRLEPNLEVQAKAMNEINTFVNKIGEFGSALAIKVVAASLPAEWWNMYGEEAPNLRNIAIKVLSQTCTSSGYERNWSTWSLIHTKLRNRLAIEKLHKLVFVHYNMRLRVKNLMYKNDTDDFYDPIDLNHIFDENDILDEWVRENEPSLIHENDLSWLDKAISESEGREQSHDSDHDNDMPLSQFITGMKKKHKERASTSKSKGIGKKKVISKSISSSSTKSSSSEKDDSSNDDDDGGANMRHSQPKNVYGSGSGGNYHDSQYTGGMSWGQGDDNYYATQDTDHGYRPGIEAQRQYLSKITEFSSEGDSSYNSNSRRYSEFHEHMQDLNIGHSHGVYDSGKSLGTRWSGHEFERSLAGSTSYCSEYGSYGGPSHFQRSTSVSTGSYGGPSHLQRSTSVSTGGYYNRPTGIHHDESAFDSRSIGYYGHNYGSSSSTNDSLHYRGFSYYHRGDEFGSNPPPLPHFNHGSSSASSNLRDEQYGSYISSHSHEENQMQMPYSYFNRSEDEHDFEPPHHSTWY, encoded by the exons ATGGCTCCAAATCAAGACATTGGTTGGGATTATGCTACTCCAGTTGGTAATGACAGAAAGGTTGCAAAGTGTAATTATTGTGGTAAAATTGTACACGGAGGAATTACAAGAATGAAACAACATATTGGACATGTAGCAGGACAAGTAGAGGCATGTCCGGCAGCTCCAAGAGATGTAAGCGAGCTTTTAAAGAAACACTTGAAAGAAGGTAAGAATGCAAGAGCTgcaacacaaaagaaaaaagaatcatTGCTTTCGTCCATCAATCTACTAAATGAAAATgaggatgatgaagatgataatGTTTTCGAGcttaatgaagaagaaattgaagtTTTGGAAAGAAAGCAATATAAGCGAGCTATGGAAGAAAGTAGATACATGAGATTTATGGAAGAGCAACGTAGGCATTCTATATCTGGAGGTCAGCCAACTATGGATTTTACATCTG GGAGTACCAGTTCAAGTATGCCGAATCTATTGTCCTCTAGAAATAAAAGAGCTTTGTCACAGAGTTTTAAACTCAAGGAAGGAGTTTTGGGGCCAAAAGGAGTTGATCCATACATGTTTCCCTCAAAAAATAAGTCAATAAAAA CTGATAGTGGTCCTTATTATCAATCGATGATTGACACAATTGCTAGTGCTGGAACTGGAATTAGAGGGCCAACAGGTAAACAAATTGGAGGTGAATATTTGAATGAGGAGATGACAGATGTTGACCAATACATTAGTTCCATTAAACATAAATGGAAAACATATGGGTGCACAATCATGTGTGATGGGTGGAGTACTCGGACAAAGCATCCAATCATTAATTTCATGGTGTACTGTGATAGAGACATGATATACCACAGCTCTATCGATTGTACAAACAAGGTAAAGACTGCAAACTTTGTCTTATCCTTAATGGATAAAGTTGTGGATTCCATTGGAGAACAAAATATTGTACAAATTGTCACTGATAGCGAATCTAGCATGAAGGCAGCCGGAGAGCAACTGATGAAGAAAAGGAAGCATTTGTTTTGGTCACCATGTGCTGCACATTGCATTGATTTGATGCTAGAAGACATTGGTCAGATGAAGTCAATAAAGGATGCTATCAAACAAGGTAAGAGAATTACCAGTTTTATATACAATAGTGACAAAGTGGTCAACCTAATGAAGACATATACAAATCATAGAGAGTTATTGCGACCCGGCATAACAAGATTTGCTACCGAGTTCATTGCAATGGAAAGTCTTCTTTGTCATTCTACCGAATTGAAACGAATGTGTACTTCAAATGAGTGGCAGGAGTATAATAGCAGTTCTAAAAGAAGGGAAGAAGCTGCTGAAGTGTCTGACTTGATTTTGTCagaaagattttggaaaaaggtACGACGGGTATGTGCAATCATGGAGCCGCTAGTGAAAGTTTTAAAAGTGATTGATCAGGATAAAAAACCAACACTACCCATCATATATGAGGCAATGGATAGGGCTAAAATGGCAATCCAAAGTGCAGTGAAAGACTATGAAAAGTATTGGGATATCATTGATGACAGATGGTATAGGCAGTTACATCGAAACTTGCATGCAGCAG CCTATTTCTTAAATCCCGCTCTTCAATATTCCGGCACTTGTGAATTTAACACGTCTGAAGTTAGAAGGGGATTGAAAGAAGTAATCAAAAGGCTTGAACCAAATTTAGAAGTGCAAGCAAAAGCAATGAACGAG ATAAATACATTCGTGAACAAAATTGGAGAGTTTGGAAGTGCACTTGCAATTAAGGTAGTAGCTGCATCTTTACCAG CTGAATGGTGGAATATGTATGGTGAAGAAGCTCCTAATTTAAGAAATATTGCAATTAAAGTTCTAAGTCAAACTTGTACATCATCTGGCTATGAAAGAAATTGGAGTACGTGGTCTTTGATACATACAAAACTTCGAAATCGATTGGCAATTGAAAAGTTGCACAAGTTGGTATTCGTGCACTACAACATGCGGCTTAGAGTGAAGAATTTGATGTACAAAAATGACACTGATGATTTTTATGATCCAATTGATTTAAATCAcatttttgatgaaaatgatatATTAGATGAGTGGGTCCGAGAAAATGAGCCGTCATTGATTCATGAAAATGATTTGAGTTGGTTGGATAAGGCCATCAGTGAAAGTGAAGGGAGAGAACAAAGTCATGATAGTGATCATGATAATGATATGCCTTTGTCCCAATTCATAACTGGTATGAAAAAGAAACATAAGGAGCGAGCATCTACGAGCAAAAGCAAGGGTATTGGGAAGAAAAAAGTTATATCAAAATCCATTTCATCTTCCTCTACCAAAAGTTCTAGCAGTGAAAAAGATGACAGCagtaatgatgatgatgatggagGAGCGAACATGAGACATTCTCAACCAAAAAATGTTTATGGTAGTGGTAGTGGTGGTAACTATCATGATAGCCAATATACTGGTGGCATGTCATGGGGTCAAGGAGATGATAACTATTATGCTACTCAAGACACTGATCATGGATATCGTCCTGGTATAGAAGCACAGCGgcaatatttgagcaaaataactGAATTTTCAAGTGAAGGTGACTCTTCTTACAACTCAAATTCTAGGAGATATTCTGAATTTCATGAGCACATGCAAGATTTAAATATAGGTCATTCACATGGAGTCTATGATTCTGGTAAAAGTTTGGGTACTAGGTGGTCAGGACATGAATTTGAGCGATCACTTGCAGGCTCTACTTCTTATTGCTCTGAATACGGATCATATGGTGGACCTAGCCATTTTCAGAGGTCCACTAGTGTTTCTACTGGATCATATGGTGGACCTAGCCATCTTCAAAGGTCCACTAGTGTTTCTACTGGTGGATATTATAATCGGCCAACTGGAATACATCATGACGAATCTGCATTTGATTCACGTAGCATTGGTTATTATGGACACAATTATGGTTCATCCAGTAGCACCAATGATAGTTTACACTATCGAGGGTTCAGTTACTACCATAGAGGTGACGAATTTGGATCAAATCCACCACCATTGCCACATTTTAATCATGGTTCATCTAGTGCGTCATCAAACTTAAGAGATGAACAATATGGTTCATATATTTCTTCCCATTCACATGaagaaaatcaaatgc